The Scyliorhinus torazame isolate Kashiwa2021f chromosome 17, sScyTor2.1, whole genome shotgun sequence genome includes a window with the following:
- the LOC140394314 gene encoding LOW QUALITY PROTEIN: kelch-like protein 24 (The sequence of the model RefSeq protein was modified relative to this genomic sequence to represent the inferred CDS: deleted 1 base in 1 codon), producing the protein MREGGGCAGEGCVSVSLFQGAPGQVLTCCTGLVIPPSTCPSCKAALLCLTNCPMLKLGVSVTTGRFGAMDNMEALTEDTGSHLECEDYVFHESEHSSKVLDGLNSLRLNNAFCDVILCCDGQEFPCHRIVLASFSSYFRVMFSTDLVESRQERVAINGVEPQMVGLLVTYSYTARVLITRANVQHLLAAANLLDIMSIREACCKFMERQMDETNCVGIHCFAEAHSCVELQTKSLDYILQHFNVVQMQEEFLSLSAEKLMEIIASDDLSIPSEEMVFEAVVLWLEKDHSRKQNFEKVLEHIRLPLISPYYIHDVIESLNIIQESLPCQRLISEAKDYLLLQDRRGELYSSRTRPRRSTGATEVIIAVGGEDDKVVLRSVESFNPIGRQWKCLALLPFAVSKHGLVVSGSTLYLAGGEFPDGSASKEMWRYDPCFDMWHEMAAMNVARSELGLAMLDGFIFAVGGWEGSSRLDSVECYNPYTNTWHFLESMKMAVTSPAVVALHGLLYVAGGAVLEDGDGTDLVQVYNPKVDSWFEVAPMQIPRSGSAACVLQGKIYVIGGWHASTENTDKVEQYDPKTNTWKMCAPMNERRYRPGVAVIDGKIYVLGGEEGWDRYHDTIEQYSEEAGKWEIFGEMLTSRSWLSCVSLKMRKVHGPATQMIKNIV; encoded by the exons atgagggagggaggaggttgtGCTGGTGAGGGCTGTGTATCTGTATCGTTGTTTCAAGGTGCACCAGGTCAGGTGCTTACCTGTTGCACTGGGTTAGTCATTCCACCATCAACTTGTCCCAGTTGTAAGGCTGCGCTTTTGTGCTTGACTAATTGCCCAATGCTTAAACTCGGCGTGTCAGTAACAACG GGGCGTTTTGGGGCAATGGATAATATGGAAGCGCTCACTGAGGACACCGGGAGTCACTTGGAATGTGAAGACTACGTGTTTCATGAATCCGAGCATTCGAGCAAAGTTCTGGATGGACTCAACAGCCTGCGACTAAACAATGCTTTCTGTGACGTTATTCTGTGTTGTGATGGTCAGGAATTCCCATGTCATCGCATTGTGTTGGCCTCCTTCAGCTCCTACTTCAGGGTCATGTTTTCCACAGATCTAGTTGAGTCCCGACAGGAGCGTGTGGCGATAAATGGTGTTGAGCCGCAGATGGTGGGTTTGCTGGTGACGTATTCCTACACTGCCCGTGTACTCATTACGAGAGCCAATGTCCAGCATCTGCTGGCAGCTGCCAACTTGTTGGACATCATGTCCATACGGGAAGCCTGCTGCAAGTTCATGGAGCGGCAGATGGATGAAACAAACTGTGTGGGTATTCACTGCTTCGCTGAGGCCCACTCCTGTGTGGAGTTGCAGACTAAGAGTCTGGACTATATCCTGCAACATTTCAACGTGGTTCAGATGCAGGAGGAGTTCCTCTCGCTCTCAGCAGAGAAGCTGATGGAAATTATCGCCAGCGATGACCTAAGCATCCCCTCTGAGGAGATGGTCTTCGAGGCTGTTGTCCTCTGGTTGGAAAAGGATCACTCCAGAAAACAGAACTTTGAGAAG GTATTGGAGCACATTCGTCTGCCCTTAATTAGTCCTTATTACATCCATGATGTGATAGAGTCACTGAACATCATCCAGGAGTCTCTTCCTTGCCAGCGATTGATTTCCGAAGCAAAGGACTACCTCTTGTTACAAGACCGACGTGGGGAACTGTACAGCTCCAGGACGCGTCCTCGCAGATCAACAG GTGCAACTGAGGTGATCATTGCAGTTGGAGGGGAAGATGATAAAGTGGTTCTCCGTAGTGTGGAAAGCTTTAATCCCATTGGCCGTCAGTGGAAGTGCCTTGCCCTTTTGCCCTTTGCTGTTAGTAAACATGGACTTGTCGTATCAG GTTCTACACTTTACTTGGCTGGAGGAGAATTTCCTGATGGTTCTGCGAGCAAAGAGATGTGGCGTTATGACCCGTGTTTTGATATGTGGCACGAGATGGCAGCAATGAATGTAGCACGTTCTGAACTAG GGCTTGCCATGTTAGATGGCTTTATTTTCGCTGTGGGAGGCTGGGAAGGATCATCAAGACTGGATTCTGTGGAATGCTACAATCCCTACACAAACACCTGGCACTTCCTGGAATCTATGAAGATGGCAGTGACCAGTCCGGCTGTGGTGGCTCTGCACGGACTCCTGTATGTAGCAG GGGGAGCTGTGTTGGAGGATGGCGATGGGACGGATCTGGTTCAGGTGTACAACCCTAAAGTCGATTCCTGGTTCGAGGTGGCTCCAATGCAGATTCCACGCTCTGGTTCGGCTGCCTGTGTCCTCCAAGGAAAGATTTATGTCATTG GTGGTTGGCACGCCTCGACCGAGAACACTGATAAGGTGGAGCAATATGATCCCAAGACCAACACATGGAAGATGTGTGCCCCCATGAACGAGAGACGCTATCGGCCAGGAGTGGCTGTGATTGACGGCAAAATCTATGTTTTGGGAGGAGAGGAAGGGTGGGATCG